From the genome of Leptodactylus fuscus isolate aLepFus1 chromosome 1, aLepFus1.hap2, whole genome shotgun sequence, one region includes:
- the ADD1 gene encoding alpha-adducin isoform X5 — protein sequence MNGDSNAGVVTSPPPTNAPHKEKYFDRVDENNPEYLRERNMAPDLRQDFNMMEQKKRVSMILQSPAFCDELETMIQDQLKKGKNPTGLLALQQIADFMTTTVPSVYPSAPQGGMAALNLSLGMVTPVNDLRGSDSIAYEKGEKLLRCKLAAFYRLADLFGWSQLIYNHITVRVSSEQEHFLIVPFGLLYSEVTASSLVKINIQGEVVDRGSTNLGVNKAGFTLHSAIYAARPDVKCIVHIHTPAGAAVSAMKCGLLPLSPEALCLGEVAYHDYHGILVDEEEKVLIQKNLGPRSKVLILRNHGLVTMGETVEEAFYYIHNLVSACEIQVRTLASAGGPDNLVLLDPGKYKKSRSPESPSGDAVTHPKWLVGEQEFEALMRMLDNLGYRTGYPYRCPALREKAKKYSDVEIPASVTGYSFGSDGDSGTSSPLRHSFQKQQREKTKWLNSGRADEASDEGQNGGSPKSKTKVWTNITHDHVKPLLQSLSSGVCVPSCITNCLWTKEEGLRSATSAVPSLFVPLNTDPKEVQEMRNKIREQNLQDIKTAGPQSQVLCGVVVDRSIAQRLSVYKGELITASKAIIEKEYQPKVIVSTAGPNPFNKLTDRELEEYRKEVERKQKDAEGPPEELAEHKETLPDHSLIRTPPSTPIKQEEESQQEQTYRDDSDAATFKQTLPDLTPDEPSESLCFPTSAKPNQDEKASVEDLPQVHTETTTSPEGTKEPQPQNIEPAPAMPAAEDAAQADPAQADAGSDESPGKSPSKKKKKFRTPSFLKKNKKKSES from the exons ATGAATGGTGATTCCAACGCAGGGGTGGTGACCTCACCACCCCCAACCAATGCTCCACACAAAGAAAAGTACTTTGACCGTGTGGATGAGAACAACCCAGAATACTTAAGGGAGCGAAACATGGCGCCTGACCTTCGCCAGGACTTCAACATGATGGAGCAGAAAAAGAGAGTCTCCATGATACTTCAGAGTCCG GCATTCTGTGATGAACTAGAAACAATGATTCAAGACCAACTCAAAAAAGGCAAAAATCCAACCGGCTTGCTGGCACTACAACAGATCGCAGACTTCATGACCACAACTGTACCAAGTGTTTACCCATCAGCGCCTCAAGGTGGAATGGCAGCATTAAACTTGA GTTTAGGAATGGTAACGCCTGTGAACGACCTTAGAGGATCTGACTCTATCGCCTATGAAAAGGGGGAGAAGTTGCTACGATGTAAGCTGGCAGCATTTTATCGATTAGCCGACTTGTTTGGGTGGTCCCAGCTTATCTACAATCACATTACT GTCAGAGTGAGTTCAGAGCAAGAACACTTCCTAATTGTTCCCTTTGGGCTCCTGTACAGCGAGGTCACTGCCTCTAGCTTG gtAAAAATCAATATTCAAGGTGAAGTAGTGGATCGTGGAAGTACAAACCTAGGAGTGAATAAGGCCGGCTTCACACTGCATTCTGCGATTTATGCAGCCCGACCTGATGTGAAATGCATTGTCCACATCCATACCCCTGCTGGGGCTGCA GTCTCTGCCATGAAATGCGGCTTACTGCCACTATCTCCAGAAGCCCTGTGCCTCGGTGAGGTGGCTTACCATGACTACCATGGCATCCTGGTTGATGAGGAGGAGAAAGTATTAATACAGAAAAACCTGGGTCCAAGAAGCAAA GTACTCATTCTCCGAAATCACGGACTCGTAACCATGGGAGAAACTGTTGAAGAGGCATTTTATTATATCCACAACCTTGTGTCTGCCTGTGAGATTCAG GTACGCACCCTAGCAAGTGCAGGGGGACCAGACAACTTGGTACTACTAGATCCTGGAAAATACAAAAAGTCTCGTTCACCTGAGTCACCGTCTGGAGACGCAGTTACACATCCAAAGTGGCTTGTTGGGGAGCAAGAATTTGAAGCCCTCATGCGAATGCTGGATAACCTA GGATACAGAACTGGCTACCCCTATAGATGTCCTGCCCTGCGGGAAAAGGCCAAAAAGTACAGTGACGTTGAGATCCCAGCCAGCGTCACTGGCTATTCCTTTGGCAGCGATGGTGACTCAGGCACAAGTTCTCCTCTCAGACACAGTTTTCAGAAACAACAACGCGAGAAGACAAAGTGGCTGAACTCTGGTAGAGCAGATGAAGCCTCAGATGAAGGGCAGAACGGAGGCAGCCCCAAGTCGAAGACTAAGGTGTGGACGAACATTACACACGATCACGTGAAACCCTTGCTGCAGTCTCTCTCGTCCGGTGTCTGCGTGCCAAGCTGTATAACCAACTGCTTG TGGACTAAAGAGGAAGGGCTTAGATCTGCCACCTCTGCCGTCCCTAGCCTGTTTGTCCCATTGAACACAGACCCCAAAGAAGTACAAGAAATGAGGAACAAG ATAAGAGAGCAAAATTTGCAAGATATTAAAACAGCCGGACCTCAGTCCCAGGTTCTGTGCGGGGTCGTGGTGGACAGAAGTATAGCACAG AGACTATCTGTGTACAAG GGAGAACTGATCACCGCTTCCAAAGCCATTATTGAGAAAGAGTACCAGCCAAAGGTCATAGTCAGCACCGCCGGgccaaacccctttaataaactgaCGGACCGAGAGCTCGAAGAGTATCGCAAAGAAGTGGAGCGCAAGCAGAAAGACGCTGAAG GACCCCCCGAAGAATTGGCAGAACATAAGGAAACTCTTCCAGACCATTCCCTAATCCGCACACCACCCAGCACCCCCATCAAGCAAGAGGAAG AATCTCAGCAAGAGCAGACTTACAGAGATGACAGTGACGCCGCAACCTTTAAGCAGACTCTCCCCGACCTCACGCCAGACGAGCCCTCCGAATCCCTCTGCTTCCCAACGTCTGCAAAACCAAACCAAGACGAAAAAGCTTCCGTGGAGGACCTCCCGCAGGTCCACACCGAGACCACCACCTCTCCCGAAGGAACGAAAGAACCCCAACCTCAGAACATTGAGCCTGCGCCTGCAATGCCGGCAGCGGAGGACGCAGCACAGGCAGATCCTGCACAGGCAGACGCAGGCAGCGACGAATCTCCAGGGAAATCTCCCtccaaaaagaagaagaaattccGCACGCCTTCCTTCCTGAAGAAGAACAAAAAGAAGAGCGAGTCCTAA
- the ADD1 gene encoding alpha-adducin isoform X3, with amino-acid sequence MNGDSNAGVVTSPPPTNAPHKEKYFDRVDENNPEYLRERNMAPDLRQDFNMMEQKKRVSMILQSPAFCDELETMIQDQLKKGKNPTGLLALQQIADFMTTTVPSVYPSAPQGGMAALNLSLGMVTPVNDLRGSDSIAYEKGEKLLRCKLAAFYRLADLFGWSQLIYNHITVRVSSEQEHFLIVPFGLLYSEVTASSLVKINIQGEVVDRGSTNLGVNKAGFTLHSAIYAARPDVKCIVHIHTPAGAAVSAMKCGLLPLSPEALCLGEVAYHDYHGILVDEEEKVLIQKNLGPRSKVLILRNHGLVTMGETVEEAFYYIHNLVSACEIQVRTLASAGGPDNLVLLDPGKYKKSRSPESPSGDAVTHPKWLVGEQEFEALMRMLDNLGYRTGYPYRCPALREKAKKYSDVEIPASVTGYSFGSDGDSGTSSPLRHSFQKQQREKTKWLNSGRADEASDEGQNGGSPKSKTKWTKEEGLRSATSAVPSLFVPLNTDPKEVQEMRNKIREQNLQDIKTAGPQSQVLCGVVVDRSIAQRLSVYKGELITASKAIIEKEYQPKVIVSTAGPNPFNKLTDRELEEYRKEVERKQKDAEAPSIPSSRVLEEHTLYKDSKRPHTGPTDAQVESVKDQDASGLVTALPTNLSEVTNVIQQNDRFPVIEVSTPEIEEDMDGSLENTPETDSPHREFHTAVIRALNINPNLLPSSAGPPEELAEHKETLPDHSLIRTPPSTPIKQEEESQQEQTYRDDSDAATFKQTLPDLTPDEPSESLCFPTSAKPNQDEKASVEDLPQVHTETTTSPEGTKEPQPQNIEPAPAMPAAEDAAQADPAQADAGSDESPGKSPSKKKKKFRTPSFLKKNKKKSES; translated from the exons ATGAATGGTGATTCCAACGCAGGGGTGGTGACCTCACCACCCCCAACCAATGCTCCACACAAAGAAAAGTACTTTGACCGTGTGGATGAGAACAACCCAGAATACTTAAGGGAGCGAAACATGGCGCCTGACCTTCGCCAGGACTTCAACATGATGGAGCAGAAAAAGAGAGTCTCCATGATACTTCAGAGTCCG GCATTCTGTGATGAACTAGAAACAATGATTCAAGACCAACTCAAAAAAGGCAAAAATCCAACCGGCTTGCTGGCACTACAACAGATCGCAGACTTCATGACCACAACTGTACCAAGTGTTTACCCATCAGCGCCTCAAGGTGGAATGGCAGCATTAAACTTGA GTTTAGGAATGGTAACGCCTGTGAACGACCTTAGAGGATCTGACTCTATCGCCTATGAAAAGGGGGAGAAGTTGCTACGATGTAAGCTGGCAGCATTTTATCGATTAGCCGACTTGTTTGGGTGGTCCCAGCTTATCTACAATCACATTACT GTCAGAGTGAGTTCAGAGCAAGAACACTTCCTAATTGTTCCCTTTGGGCTCCTGTACAGCGAGGTCACTGCCTCTAGCTTG gtAAAAATCAATATTCAAGGTGAAGTAGTGGATCGTGGAAGTACAAACCTAGGAGTGAATAAGGCCGGCTTCACACTGCATTCTGCGATTTATGCAGCCCGACCTGATGTGAAATGCATTGTCCACATCCATACCCCTGCTGGGGCTGCA GTCTCTGCCATGAAATGCGGCTTACTGCCACTATCTCCAGAAGCCCTGTGCCTCGGTGAGGTGGCTTACCATGACTACCATGGCATCCTGGTTGATGAGGAGGAGAAAGTATTAATACAGAAAAACCTGGGTCCAAGAAGCAAA GTACTCATTCTCCGAAATCACGGACTCGTAACCATGGGAGAAACTGTTGAAGAGGCATTTTATTATATCCACAACCTTGTGTCTGCCTGTGAGATTCAG GTACGCACCCTAGCAAGTGCAGGGGGACCAGACAACTTGGTACTACTAGATCCTGGAAAATACAAAAAGTCTCGTTCACCTGAGTCACCGTCTGGAGACGCAGTTACACATCCAAAGTGGCTTGTTGGGGAGCAAGAATTTGAAGCCCTCATGCGAATGCTGGATAACCTA GGATACAGAACTGGCTACCCCTATAGATGTCCTGCCCTGCGGGAAAAGGCCAAAAAGTACAGTGACGTTGAGATCCCAGCCAGCGTCACTGGCTATTCCTTTGGCAGCGATGGTGACTCAGGCACAAGTTCTCCTCTCAGACACAGTTTTCAGAAACAACAACGCGAGAAGACAAAGTGGCTGAACTCTGGTAGAGCAGATGAAGCCTCAGATGAAGGGCAGAACGGAGGCAGCCCCAAGTCGAAGACTAAG TGGACTAAAGAGGAAGGGCTTAGATCTGCCACCTCTGCCGTCCCTAGCCTGTTTGTCCCATTGAACACAGACCCCAAAGAAGTACAAGAAATGAGGAACAAG ATAAGAGAGCAAAATTTGCAAGATATTAAAACAGCCGGACCTCAGTCCCAGGTTCTGTGCGGGGTCGTGGTGGACAGAAGTATAGCACAG AGACTATCTGTGTACAAG GGAGAACTGATCACCGCTTCCAAAGCCATTATTGAGAAAGAGTACCAGCCAAAGGTCATAGTCAGCACCGCCGGgccaaacccctttaataaactgaCGGACCGAGAGCTCGAAGAGTATCGCAAAGAAGTGGAGCGCAAGCAGAAAGACGCTGAAG CTCCGTCCATCCCAAGTAGCAGAGTTCTGGAGGAACACACACTGTATAAAGACTCGAaacgtccccatactggccctacAGATGCTCAAGTAGAGTCGGTCAAAGATCAAGATGCGTCTGGCCTGGTCACGGCTTTACCAACAAATTTATCAGAAGTTACAAATGTGATCCAACAAAATGACCGTTTCCCTGTCATTGAGGTGTCTACTCCAGAGATAGAGGAGGACATGGATGGCTCTCTAGAAAATACACCCGAAACCGACTCTCCCCACAGAGAGTTTCACACCGCTGTCATCCGAGCTCTTAACATCAACCCAAATCTGCTGCCTAGTTCTGCAG GACCCCCCGAAGAATTGGCAGAACATAAGGAAACTCTTCCAGACCATTCCCTAATCCGCACACCACCCAGCACCCCCATCAAGCAAGAGGAAG AATCTCAGCAAGAGCAGACTTACAGAGATGACAGTGACGCCGCAACCTTTAAGCAGACTCTCCCCGACCTCACGCCAGACGAGCCCTCCGAATCCCTCTGCTTCCCAACGTCTGCAAAACCAAACCAAGACGAAAAAGCTTCCGTGGAGGACCTCCCGCAGGTCCACACCGAGACCACCACCTCTCCCGAAGGAACGAAAGAACCCCAACCTCAGAACATTGAGCCTGCGCCTGCAATGCCGGCAGCGGAGGACGCAGCACAGGCAGATCCTGCACAGGCAGACGCAGGCAGCGACGAATCTCCAGGGAAATCTCCCtccaaaaagaagaagaaattccGCACGCCTTCCTTCCTGAAGAAGAACAAAAAGAAGAGCGAGTCCTAA
- the ADD1 gene encoding alpha-adducin isoform X4, with protein sequence MNGDSNAGVVTSPPPTNAPHKEKYFDRVDENNPEYLRERNMAPDLRQDFNMMEQKKRVSMILQSPAFCDELETMIQDQLKKGKNPTGLLALQQIADFMTTTVPSVYPSAPQGGMAALNLSLGMVTPVNDLRGSDSIAYEKGEKLLRCKLAAFYRLADLFGWSQLIYNHITVRVSSEQEHFLIVPFGLLYSEVTASSLVKINIQGEVVDRGSTNLGVNKAGFTLHSAIYAARPDVKCIVHIHTPAGAAVSAMKCGLLPLSPEALCLGEVAYHDYHGILVDEEEKVLIQKNLGPRSKVLILRNHGLVTMGETVEEAFYYIHNLVSACEIQVRTLASAGGPDNLVLLDPGKYKKSRSPESPSGDAVTHPKWLVGEQEFEALMRMLDNLGYRTGYPYRCPALREKAKKYSDVEIPASVTGYSFGSDGDSGTSSPLRHSFQKQQREKTKWLNSGRADEASDEGQNGGSPKSKTKWTKEEGLRSATSAVPSLFVPLNTDPKEVQEMRNKIREQNLQDIKTAGPQSQVLCGVVVDRSIAQGELITASKAIIEKEYQPKVIVSTAGPNPFNKLTDRELEEYRKEVERKQKDAEAPSIPSSRVLEEHTLYKDSKRPHTGPTDAQVESVKDQDASGLVTALPTNLSEVTNVIQQNDRFPVIEVSTPEIEEDMDGSLENTPETDSPHREFHTAVIRALNINPNLLPSSAGPPEELAEHKETLPDHSLIRTPPSTPIKQEEESQQEQTYRDDSDAATFKQTLPDLTPDEPSESLCFPTSAKPNQDEKASVEDLPQVHTETTTSPEGTKEPQPQNIEPAPAMPAAEDAAQADPAQADAGSDESPGKSPSKKKKKFRTPSFLKKNKKKSES encoded by the exons ATGAATGGTGATTCCAACGCAGGGGTGGTGACCTCACCACCCCCAACCAATGCTCCACACAAAGAAAAGTACTTTGACCGTGTGGATGAGAACAACCCAGAATACTTAAGGGAGCGAAACATGGCGCCTGACCTTCGCCAGGACTTCAACATGATGGAGCAGAAAAAGAGAGTCTCCATGATACTTCAGAGTCCG GCATTCTGTGATGAACTAGAAACAATGATTCAAGACCAACTCAAAAAAGGCAAAAATCCAACCGGCTTGCTGGCACTACAACAGATCGCAGACTTCATGACCACAACTGTACCAAGTGTTTACCCATCAGCGCCTCAAGGTGGAATGGCAGCATTAAACTTGA GTTTAGGAATGGTAACGCCTGTGAACGACCTTAGAGGATCTGACTCTATCGCCTATGAAAAGGGGGAGAAGTTGCTACGATGTAAGCTGGCAGCATTTTATCGATTAGCCGACTTGTTTGGGTGGTCCCAGCTTATCTACAATCACATTACT GTCAGAGTGAGTTCAGAGCAAGAACACTTCCTAATTGTTCCCTTTGGGCTCCTGTACAGCGAGGTCACTGCCTCTAGCTTG gtAAAAATCAATATTCAAGGTGAAGTAGTGGATCGTGGAAGTACAAACCTAGGAGTGAATAAGGCCGGCTTCACACTGCATTCTGCGATTTATGCAGCCCGACCTGATGTGAAATGCATTGTCCACATCCATACCCCTGCTGGGGCTGCA GTCTCTGCCATGAAATGCGGCTTACTGCCACTATCTCCAGAAGCCCTGTGCCTCGGTGAGGTGGCTTACCATGACTACCATGGCATCCTGGTTGATGAGGAGGAGAAAGTATTAATACAGAAAAACCTGGGTCCAAGAAGCAAA GTACTCATTCTCCGAAATCACGGACTCGTAACCATGGGAGAAACTGTTGAAGAGGCATTTTATTATATCCACAACCTTGTGTCTGCCTGTGAGATTCAG GTACGCACCCTAGCAAGTGCAGGGGGACCAGACAACTTGGTACTACTAGATCCTGGAAAATACAAAAAGTCTCGTTCACCTGAGTCACCGTCTGGAGACGCAGTTACACATCCAAAGTGGCTTGTTGGGGAGCAAGAATTTGAAGCCCTCATGCGAATGCTGGATAACCTA GGATACAGAACTGGCTACCCCTATAGATGTCCTGCCCTGCGGGAAAAGGCCAAAAAGTACAGTGACGTTGAGATCCCAGCCAGCGTCACTGGCTATTCCTTTGGCAGCGATGGTGACTCAGGCACAAGTTCTCCTCTCAGACACAGTTTTCAGAAACAACAACGCGAGAAGACAAAGTGGCTGAACTCTGGTAGAGCAGATGAAGCCTCAGATGAAGGGCAGAACGGAGGCAGCCCCAAGTCGAAGACTAAG TGGACTAAAGAGGAAGGGCTTAGATCTGCCACCTCTGCCGTCCCTAGCCTGTTTGTCCCATTGAACACAGACCCCAAAGAAGTACAAGAAATGAGGAACAAG ATAAGAGAGCAAAATTTGCAAGATATTAAAACAGCCGGACCTCAGTCCCAGGTTCTGTGCGGGGTCGTGGTGGACAGAAGTATAGCACAG GGAGAACTGATCACCGCTTCCAAAGCCATTATTGAGAAAGAGTACCAGCCAAAGGTCATAGTCAGCACCGCCGGgccaaacccctttaataaactgaCGGACCGAGAGCTCGAAGAGTATCGCAAAGAAGTGGAGCGCAAGCAGAAAGACGCTGAAG CTCCGTCCATCCCAAGTAGCAGAGTTCTGGAGGAACACACACTGTATAAAGACTCGAaacgtccccatactggccctacAGATGCTCAAGTAGAGTCGGTCAAAGATCAAGATGCGTCTGGCCTGGTCACGGCTTTACCAACAAATTTATCAGAAGTTACAAATGTGATCCAACAAAATGACCGTTTCCCTGTCATTGAGGTGTCTACTCCAGAGATAGAGGAGGACATGGATGGCTCTCTAGAAAATACACCCGAAACCGACTCTCCCCACAGAGAGTTTCACACCGCTGTCATCCGAGCTCTTAACATCAACCCAAATCTGCTGCCTAGTTCTGCAG GACCCCCCGAAGAATTGGCAGAACATAAGGAAACTCTTCCAGACCATTCCCTAATCCGCACACCACCCAGCACCCCCATCAAGCAAGAGGAAG AATCTCAGCAAGAGCAGACTTACAGAGATGACAGTGACGCCGCAACCTTTAAGCAGACTCTCCCCGACCTCACGCCAGACGAGCCCTCCGAATCCCTCTGCTTCCCAACGTCTGCAAAACCAAACCAAGACGAAAAAGCTTCCGTGGAGGACCTCCCGCAGGTCCACACCGAGACCACCACCTCTCCCGAAGGAACGAAAGAACCCCAACCTCAGAACATTGAGCCTGCGCCTGCAATGCCGGCAGCGGAGGACGCAGCACAGGCAGATCCTGCACAGGCAGACGCAGGCAGCGACGAATCTCCAGGGAAATCTCCCtccaaaaagaagaagaaattccGCACGCCTTCCTTCCTGAAGAAGAACAAAAAGAAGAGCGAGTCCTAA
- the ADD1 gene encoding alpha-adducin isoform X9, which translates to MNGDSNAGVVTSPPPTNAPHKEKYFDRVDENNPEYLRERNMAPDLRQDFNMMEQKKRVSMILQSPAFCDELETMIQDQLKKGKNPTGLLALQQIADFMTTTVPSVYPSAPQGGMAALNLSLGMVTPVNDLRGSDSIAYEKGEKLLRCKLAAFYRLADLFGWSQLIYNHITVRVSSEQEHFLIVPFGLLYSEVTASSLVKINIQGEVVDRGSTNLGVNKAGFTLHSAIYAARPDVKCIVHIHTPAGAAVSAMKCGLLPLSPEALCLGEVAYHDYHGILVDEEEKVLIQKNLGPRSKVLILRNHGLVTMGETVEEAFYYIHNLVSACEIQVRTLASAGGPDNLVLLDPGKYKKSRSPESPSGDAVTHPKWLVGEQEFEALMRMLDNLGYRTGYPYRCPALREKAKKYSDVEIPASVTGYSFGSDGDSGTSSPLRHSFQKQQREKTKWLNSGRADEASDEGQNGGSPKSKTKVWTNITHDHVKPLLQSLSSGVCVPSCITNCLWTKEEGLRSATSAVPSLFVPLNTDPKEVQEMRNKIREQNLQDIKTAGPQSQVLCGVVVDRSIAQRLSVYKGELITASKAIIEKEYQPKVIVSTAGPNPFNKLTDRELEEYRKEVERKQKDAEGPPEELAEHKETLPDHSLIRTPPSTPIKQEEGDGYAKEYLLP; encoded by the exons ATGAATGGTGATTCCAACGCAGGGGTGGTGACCTCACCACCCCCAACCAATGCTCCACACAAAGAAAAGTACTTTGACCGTGTGGATGAGAACAACCCAGAATACTTAAGGGAGCGAAACATGGCGCCTGACCTTCGCCAGGACTTCAACATGATGGAGCAGAAAAAGAGAGTCTCCATGATACTTCAGAGTCCG GCATTCTGTGATGAACTAGAAACAATGATTCAAGACCAACTCAAAAAAGGCAAAAATCCAACCGGCTTGCTGGCACTACAACAGATCGCAGACTTCATGACCACAACTGTACCAAGTGTTTACCCATCAGCGCCTCAAGGTGGAATGGCAGCATTAAACTTGA GTTTAGGAATGGTAACGCCTGTGAACGACCTTAGAGGATCTGACTCTATCGCCTATGAAAAGGGGGAGAAGTTGCTACGATGTAAGCTGGCAGCATTTTATCGATTAGCCGACTTGTTTGGGTGGTCCCAGCTTATCTACAATCACATTACT GTCAGAGTGAGTTCAGAGCAAGAACACTTCCTAATTGTTCCCTTTGGGCTCCTGTACAGCGAGGTCACTGCCTCTAGCTTG gtAAAAATCAATATTCAAGGTGAAGTAGTGGATCGTGGAAGTACAAACCTAGGAGTGAATAAGGCCGGCTTCACACTGCATTCTGCGATTTATGCAGCCCGACCTGATGTGAAATGCATTGTCCACATCCATACCCCTGCTGGGGCTGCA GTCTCTGCCATGAAATGCGGCTTACTGCCACTATCTCCAGAAGCCCTGTGCCTCGGTGAGGTGGCTTACCATGACTACCATGGCATCCTGGTTGATGAGGAGGAGAAAGTATTAATACAGAAAAACCTGGGTCCAAGAAGCAAA GTACTCATTCTCCGAAATCACGGACTCGTAACCATGGGAGAAACTGTTGAAGAGGCATTTTATTATATCCACAACCTTGTGTCTGCCTGTGAGATTCAG GTACGCACCCTAGCAAGTGCAGGGGGACCAGACAACTTGGTACTACTAGATCCTGGAAAATACAAAAAGTCTCGTTCACCTGAGTCACCGTCTGGAGACGCAGTTACACATCCAAAGTGGCTTGTTGGGGAGCAAGAATTTGAAGCCCTCATGCGAATGCTGGATAACCTA GGATACAGAACTGGCTACCCCTATAGATGTCCTGCCCTGCGGGAAAAGGCCAAAAAGTACAGTGACGTTGAGATCCCAGCCAGCGTCACTGGCTATTCCTTTGGCAGCGATGGTGACTCAGGCACAAGTTCTCCTCTCAGACACAGTTTTCAGAAACAACAACGCGAGAAGACAAAGTGGCTGAACTCTGGTAGAGCAGATGAAGCCTCAGATGAAGGGCAGAACGGAGGCAGCCCCAAGTCGAAGACTAAGGTGTGGACGAACATTACACACGATCACGTGAAACCCTTGCTGCAGTCTCTCTCGTCCGGTGTCTGCGTGCCAAGCTGTATAACCAACTGCTTG TGGACTAAAGAGGAAGGGCTTAGATCTGCCACCTCTGCCGTCCCTAGCCTGTTTGTCCCATTGAACACAGACCCCAAAGAAGTACAAGAAATGAGGAACAAG ATAAGAGAGCAAAATTTGCAAGATATTAAAACAGCCGGACCTCAGTCCCAGGTTCTGTGCGGGGTCGTGGTGGACAGAAGTATAGCACAG AGACTATCTGTGTACAAG GGAGAACTGATCACCGCTTCCAAAGCCATTATTGAGAAAGAGTACCAGCCAAAGGTCATAGTCAGCACCGCCGGgccaaacccctttaataaactgaCGGACCGAGAGCTCGAAGAGTATCGCAAAGAAGTGGAGCGCAAGCAGAAAGACGCTGAAG GACCCCCCGAAGAATTGGCAGAACATAAGGAAACTCTTCCAGACCATTCCCTAATCCGCACACCACCCAGCACCCCCATCAAGCAAGAGGAAG GAGATGGATATGCTAAAGAATACCTGTTACCATA A